A region from the Syntrophorhabdaceae bacterium genome encodes:
- a CDS encoding GNAT family N-acetyltransferase, giving the protein MLNPQSVALIGATEREGSMGKAVLMNLLPATNRTLYAVNPNRKSVLGIPSFPSVGDIPSRVDLAVIVTPAHTVPAIVRECGDAGVAGAIILSAGFGEAGPEGKGLERELVDIRNKYGLRIIGPNCLGVILPHIGLNCTFLSTDPKPGQIAIISQSGALGDAILDWGGAMGIGFSAFVSLGSMIDVGFGDFIDFLSQDYWTKSILIYMEYVGDARGFISAARGFAMTKPLIVLKPGRWKGSAQAIAAHTGGRTGNDRVYDAVFKRVGVVRVREVSDLFNMAEVLDSRHLPRGPKLAIITNTGSVGIIASDTLAEFGGELACLSDESAKELDSFLPEQWSRNNPIDIVADADLARYMDTVAVCLDDDGVDGILVAYAPRAVADAIELARALIEASRKTAKSIVAVWMGGERAAEGRRILLQSNVPAYATPEEAVKTYLYMYSYRRNIDLLYETPAERGQTGAPLKNYVKATVRNAARARQHWLSASHSLDLLANYQISTTRTTVLTDIDSLGKVLDVGFPLLLKLRHPGEGREDKPVLLNDEREAREACEEARRRLFLHDTDRGRDVEIILQKPAAPGSHKVKLELRRDPEFRSIVVLSPGSGAQDDVCIGLPPLNQVLARRLLEGIAIYPQLKDTDAGRQALKRLEDVLLGFSDLVVDFPEIESADLVLWVRQSDVLAGDVKIVPCQMNDRSSVYPHLVITPYPLRYITTWRLPDGTEALLRPIRPEDEPMSREMLDTLSEESLRVRFFSVREITRDLLIRSCNTDYDREIAIIAEIQQDGKKRMIGGNRLISEPGTRKGQFAILIHDDFQRMGLGAKLIDILIGIAQEKQLDEIYGLVLTENEKMLTLCRKLGFKVEQEPDGLSRVTLSLKA; this is encoded by the coding sequence ATGTTGAATCCGCAGTCGGTAGCCCTCATCGGGGCAACTGAACGAGAGGGTTCCATGGGCAAAGCCGTCCTCATGAACCTTCTGCCGGCAACGAACCGCACCTTGTATGCTGTAAACCCCAACAGAAAAAGCGTTCTCGGAATTCCATCTTTTCCGTCCGTCGGGGATATCCCCTCACGGGTAGACCTTGCCGTCATCGTTACCCCGGCGCATACCGTTCCCGCCATTGTAAGGGAGTGTGGAGATGCGGGGGTGGCGGGGGCTATCATCCTTTCGGCAGGTTTCGGAGAGGCTGGCCCGGAAGGAAAAGGACTTGAGAGGGAGCTCGTCGATATACGGAATAAGTACGGGTTGAGAATTATCGGTCCCAACTGTCTGGGCGTCATCCTGCCCCATATCGGCCTCAATTGCACATTTCTTTCGACAGATCCCAAGCCTGGCCAAATAGCCATCATATCGCAGAGCGGGGCACTGGGCGATGCGATACTCGACTGGGGCGGCGCGATGGGCATCGGTTTCAGCGCCTTCGTGTCCTTGGGCTCGATGATAGACGTCGGGTTCGGCGACTTCATAGATTTTCTCAGTCAGGACTATTGGACGAAGAGCATCCTGATCTACATGGAGTATGTGGGGGACGCGAGAGGCTTTATCAGCGCTGCTCGCGGATTCGCCATGACGAAGCCCCTGATCGTGCTCAAGCCCGGTCGCTGGAAAGGCAGCGCTCAAGCCATTGCCGCGCATACCGGCGGACGGACGGGGAACGACCGGGTATATGATGCCGTTTTCAAGAGGGTCGGGGTAGTGAGGGTCAGGGAAGTCTCGGACCTTTTCAACATGGCAGAAGTTCTCGACTCCCGCCACCTGCCCAGGGGACCGAAACTTGCGATAATCACGAATACGGGAAGCGTGGGAATAATCGCCAGCGATACACTCGCTGAATTCGGGGGCGAGCTTGCCTGCCTTTCTGACGAAAGCGCAAAGGAGCTCGACTCCTTTCTACCGGAACAATGGAGCCGGAACAATCCCATCGACATCGTAGCGGACGCGGACCTCGCGCGCTACATGGACACAGTCGCGGTCTGTCTCGACGATGACGGGGTGGACGGTATACTCGTGGCGTATGCGCCGCGGGCCGTCGCCGACGCGATCGAGCTTGCCAGAGCGCTTATAGAAGCGTCCCGCAAGACGGCAAAATCGATTGTGGCGGTCTGGATGGGGGGCGAGCGCGCCGCCGAGGGGCGCCGCATCCTGCTCCAGAGCAACGTACCCGCGTATGCGACTCCGGAAGAGGCGGTAAAGACGTACCTTTACATGTACAGCTATCGAAGGAACATCGATCTGCTCTACGAAACACCTGCCGAAAGAGGACAGACCGGGGCGCCCCTCAAGAATTACGTGAAGGCGACAGTGCGGAACGCTGCCCGGGCTCGGCAGCATTGGTTGAGCGCCAGTCATTCCCTTGACCTGCTTGCCAACTATCAGATCTCTACGACAAGAACAACGGTATTGACTGATATCGATAGCCTCGGCAAGGTTCTCGATGTGGGGTTCCCCTTATTGCTCAAATTACGGCATCCTGGTGAGGGCAGAGAGGATAAGCCGGTCCTGCTGAACGACGAGCGGGAGGCCAGAGAAGCTTGCGAAGAGGCGAGACGCAGGCTCTTCCTGCACGACACTGATCGCGGGCGGGATGTCGAGATCATTTTGCAGAAGCCGGCGGCACCCGGCAGCCACAAAGTGAAGCTCGAACTGAGAAGAGACCCCGAGTTTCGCAGCATTGTGGTCCTGAGCCCCGGTTCGGGGGCTCAGGACGATGTTTGCATAGGCCTGCCCCCCCTTAATCAGGTCCTCGCCAGACGTCTCCTTGAAGGGATAGCGATCTATCCCCAGCTAAAAGATACCGATGCGGGGCGGCAGGCCTTGAAGAGACTTGAGGACGTTCTCCTCGGCTTTTCGGATCTGGTGGTAGATTTCCCGGAAATTGAGAGCGCGGACCTTGTCCTGTGGGTCCGGCAATCGGACGTACTGGCCGGAGATGTGAAGATCGTTCCATGCCAGATGAACGATCGCTCTTCCGTGTATCCCCACCTCGTGATAACGCCCTATCCGTTACGCTACATAACAACCTGGAGACTTCCCGATGGAACCGAGGCGCTCCTGAGACCCATTCGTCCCGAAGATGAACCCATGAGCCGCGAGATGCTCGATACGCTGTCCGAGGAGTCTTTGCGGGTCAGGTTCTTCAGTGTTCGGGAGATAACCCGCGACCTGTTGATCCGTTCCTGCAATACTGATTATGACCGCGAAATAGCGATCATCGCGGAGATCCAACAAGATGGGAAGAAGAGAATGATCGGTGGAAACAGGCTCATTAGCGAACCCGGTACGAGAAAAGGTCAGTTTGCCATCCTTATACATGACGATTTTCAGAGAATGGGGTTGGGCGCAAAACTGATCGATATCCTGATCGGCATAGCTCAGGAGAAACAATTGGACGAGATCTATGGTCTTGTTTTGACGGAGAATGAAAAGATGCTTACCCTTTGCAGAAAGCTGGGATTCAAAGTGGAGCAGGAGCCCGACGGACTGTCAAGGGTTACCCTGTCCCTCAAGGCCTGA
- the ablB gene encoding putative beta-lysine N-acetyltransferase, with amino-acid sequence MIEKPADKLEYFEGCLIQHGPSNDRIYLMKLGASDPERAAVSLIAKAMDNGYSKIFAKVPDSTKNAFLDHGFQVEARIPGFYNGSAGASFLGFYLAEKRAVEENRIALNGLLDLCLKHSASPVTSLPDGFFLRKCSQDDADRMAGIYSIVFPTYPFPIDDPSYLRETMEAHVRYFGIEAFGTLIALSSAEMDEEGENAEMTDFATLPDWRGYGLSIHLLRAMEDAMRAEGMKTAYTIARSLSPGMNLTFARSGYRYGGRMLNNTNISGRIESMNVWYKPLGESTTVS; translated from the coding sequence GCTGGAGTACTTCGAAGGTTGCCTCATCCAGCACGGTCCCTCAAATGACCGCATCTACCTCATGAAACTCGGTGCCTCCGATCCCGAAAGAGCGGCCGTCAGCCTGATTGCGAAGGCAATGGATAATGGTTATTCGAAGATCTTTGCAAAAGTGCCTGACTCCACGAAAAACGCTTTTCTTGATCACGGTTTTCAGGTGGAAGCCCGTATTCCCGGGTTCTACAATGGATCTGCGGGCGCGAGTTTCCTTGGATTTTATCTGGCCGAAAAACGAGCCGTTGAGGAAAACCGCATCGCATTGAACGGTTTGCTTGACCTTTGTCTGAAGCATTCCGCGTCACCCGTAACCAGCCTGCCCGATGGCTTCTTCCTGCGCAAATGTTCTCAAGACGACGCCGACCGGATGGCCGGGATATATTCGATCGTCTTTCCCACCTACCCGTTCCCCATAGATGACCCCTCTTATCTGCGCGAGACAATGGAGGCGCACGTTCGTTATTTCGGTATTGAGGCGTTCGGAACGCTCATTGCCCTGTCGTCCGCGGAAATGGACGAAGAGGGTGAAAATGCGGAGATGACCGATTTCGCCACCCTCCCCGACTGGAGGGGGTATGGCCTGTCGATCCACCTTCTCCGGGCCATGGAGGACGCCATGCGCGCCGAAGGAATGAAGACGGCGTACACCATAGCCAGATCGTTGTCCCCGGGAATGAACCTCACCTTTGCCAGATCGGGTTACCGGTACGGTGGAAGAATGCTAAACAACACCAACATATCGGGGCGGATAGAGAGCATGAACGTGTGGTACAAGCCACTGGGTGAATCCACAACCGTTTCATGA